The following are encoded together in the Lactuca sativa cultivar Salinas chromosome 1, Lsat_Salinas_v11, whole genome shotgun sequence genome:
- the LOC111912651 gene encoding disease resistance protein RPV1 gives MVELHEISEEASSSSSTHCRGYDVFLSFRGVDTRHSFTNHLYNALMHANITTFLDDEEIETGEDLKPELETAIKASRASVIVLSTNYATSTWCLDELVLILEQRKASKHIVFPIFYHVEPTHVRKQESSFGDAMTKHRQKMEAETNSSKRCQWAQKIERWNRALTEVADLKGMDANGRLEVELIDGIVKDIFRRLHTSSRFPLPQLIGVENSIKFVGSWLKDTSSQKTHILTILGMGGIGKTSLAKYVYTLHSHEFDTSSFIEDINRRCDEKYNGMLDVQKKLYEDISKPTSVQVHDVSTYTSMIENAVARNKVFLVLDDIGSLDQLDALLGRKGFHPGSKIIITTKDAWLTESCELFKLKGKSLTHEKHFLKGLFEIESQKLFCFHAFMCNDPKAGYEEVSKKLVKYCEGHPMALKVLGRNLHNRDVTYWDGYIDRLKKENDSPINNVLRMSFDSLPSENDKELFKHIACIFVGMDRDVATTILEACDIETRTGITNLIDRCFLSIGWYNELILHQLVQEMGRFVVREESFHKPWERSRLWGHDSFRVLKQKKGTENVLGLTLDMKIIEKEKLHGSLELKTDALSKMDNLMLLQLNYVQINGTYKNFPEELRWLCMHGFPLKSIPSDLWMENLVVLDMSYSNIESFSICYNNPQRCESMQMQLMGSYSKGKSLLGSLKILNLSFCEQLRSLGGFDHFPKLEMLILEGCIGLLEVCESIEQCVKLVLVDLSSCSKLQKLRRIIGKLKKVETLLLNGCYLGESRIKSRDMDSLEMIKGNNIRINTITSLSTVLEVVPRSSKFFEISLPRSLVTLSLVNTNLSTESFPFDFSCLTMLKHLYLNENPIVSMPSCVRSLHRLETLSMGNCNMLTSVEHAPHTLTYLSLYSNKPLLQKVVFDPQMFPLKFILNWTKFTPSSFEFEGLVKIQPMVGVEEKVLRSLGWSKIDFPKEKLMGSPSYPRPRKESEIQMYYEFGIFSTFYSGEEIPNWITDRNKGPSISFTIPSSPNKLRGLNFCCVVASLFLNERQLGNSEFLLDLRMYIFHHLPVIIIRNITKNLIWIYHHYLEILHLSRSGLMLLSHWMFGMNEMECGDQVTITLRKDPYERMSQSDPVIKECGVSFVYDDGEKEEEEEEEDVLGYYKSWNHIIGGDLTGFQSTTGEYILNKKRILLSLFDIDRLGYGHLCGESARFKGYIWGLGCGGDAAEDPPPTFGFGRGQHEHDAELHKKRRGLSKNIQLSKLIRVNKGKPVDLDFDNELTYSSVGKHDNWFTHEIGSLLDMLQTMLNDPTCSATLEDWFRSLPQRNETGGNEEIDDDE, from the exons ATGGTTGAGCTCCATGAAATTTCTGAAGaagcttcatcttcttcatcaactCATTGTCGTGGATACGATGTATTTTTGAGTTTTAGAGGTGTTGACACTCGTCATAGTTTCACTAATCACCTTTATAATGCCCTCATGCATGCCAATATCACTACCTTCTTAGATGATGAAGAGATCGAAACAGGGGAAGATCTGAAACCAGAATTGGAGACTGCAATTAAAGCATCTAGAGCTTCTGTTATCGTTTTGTCTACGAATTATGCTACTTCAACATGGTGTCTTGATGAATTGGTGTTGATCCTTGAGCAACGTAAGGCGTCCAAACATATTGTTTTCCCCATCTTTTATCATGTTGAGCCCACACATGTCAGGAAGCAAGAAAGTAGCTTTGGAGATGCAATGACTAAGCATAGACAGAAGATGGAAGCAGAGACAAACTCAAGCAAAAGATGTCAATGGGCTCAAAAGATAGAACGTTGGAATAGAGCGCTTACAGAGGTCGCTGATTTGAAGGGGATGGATGCAAATGGCAG GCTAGAGGTGGAGCTTATTGATGGAATAGTTAAGGACATCTTTCGTAGATTACATACATCCTCAAGGTTTCCACTGCCGCAGCTTATTGGGGTGGAAAATTCCATTAAATTTGTAGGTTCGTGGTTGAAAGATACATCCTCCCAAAAAACACATATACTCACTATTTTGGGTATGGGTGGGATAGGGAAGACGTCTTTAGCCAAATATGTCTACACGTTACATTCTCATGAATTCGACACAAGCAGCTTCATTGAAGATATCAACAGGAGATGCGATGAAAAATATAATGGGATGCTTGATGTACAAAAGAAACTCTATGAGGATATTTCAAAACCAACTTCAGTTCAAGTTCATGATGTTTCTACGTACACTTCAATGATAGAGAATGCAGTAGCCCGTAACAAGGTGTTTCTTGTTCTTGATGACATTGGTAGTCTCGACCAATTAGATGCATTACTTGGAAGGAAAGGTTTTCATCCAGGAAGCAAAATCATAATAACTACAAAGGACGCGTGGTTGACAGAGAGCTGTGAACTGTTCAAATTGAAGGGTAAATCACTCACGCATGAAAAGCACTTTCTTAAAGGCTTATTTGAGATCGAATCACAAAAGCTTTTCTGTTTTCATGCATTCATGTGCAATGATCCTAAGGCAGGTTATGAAGAGGTGTCGAAAAAGCTAGTGAAGTATTGTGAAGGACATCCAATGGCTCTTAAAGTTCTGGGTAGGAACCTACATAATCGAGATGTAACTTATTGGGATGGGTACATAGACAGgctaaagaaagaaaatgattccCCTATAAACAATGTCTTGAGAATGAGCTTTGATTCTTTGCCATCTGAAAATGATAAGGAGCTGTTTAAGCATATTGCTTGTATTTTTGTGGGAATGGATAGAGATGTTGCTACAACAATATTAGAAGCATGTGATATAGAAACAAGAACTGGAATTACGAATCTCATCGACAGATGCTTTCTTAGTATAGGATGGTATAACGAATTGATACTGCATCAATTGGTTCAAGAGATGGGAAGATTTGTAGTACGTGAAGAATCATTTCACAAGCCATGGGAACGAAGTCGATTATGGGGCCATGACTCATTTAGAGTGTTGAAACAGAAAAAG GGTACGGAAAATGTTCTAGGCCTCACTCTTGACATGAAGATAATTGAGAAAGAGAAGTTACATGGATCACTTGAGTTGAAAACAGACGCATTGAGTAAGATGGATAATCTAATGCTGCTTCAACTCAATTATGTGCAGATCAATGGCACTTACAAGAACTTTCCGGAAGAATTAAGATGGTTGTGTATGCATGGGTTTCCTTTGAAGTCTATACCTTCAGACTTATGGATGGAGAATTTGGTTGTTCTTGACATGTCATATAGCAACATTGAATCATTTTCCATTTGTTATAATAATCCGCAACGATGTGAAAGCATGCAAATG CAGTTGATGGGATCTTATTCAAAAGGCAAAAGCTTGCTTGGATCATTGAAAATTCTTAATTTAAGTTTTTGTGAACAACTTCGTAGCCTTGGTGGGTTTGACCACTTCCCTAAACTTGAGATGTTGATACTTGAAGGTTGCATTGGTTTGCTTGAGGTTTGTGAATCGATAGAGCAATGTGTAAAACTTGTTCTTGTTGATTTGAGCTCCTGCAGCAAGCTTCAAAAACTTCGGCGAATCATAGGCAAGTTAAAGAAAGTTGAAACACTATTGCTAAACGGTTGTTATCTTGGTGAATCTCGAATCAAATCTAGGGATATGGATTCACTCGAAATGATTAAGGGTAACAACATTCGCATAAACACAATAACATCTTTGTCTACCGTTCTGGAGGTTGTACCAAGGTCTTCAAAGTTCTTTGAGATTTCGTTACCGAGATCTTTAGTAACCTTGTCACTTGTGAATACTAATTTGTCCACTGAATCCTTTCCCTTTGATTTCAGTTGCCTAACCATGTTAAAGCATTTATATTTAAATGAAAATCCTATCGTTTCCATGCCCAGTTGTGTTAGAAGCCTTCATAGGCTTGAGACACTTAGTATGGGAAATTGTAATATGCTAACGTCAGTCGAGCATGCTCCACATACACTTACATATTTGAGCCTGTATTCTAATAAGCCTTTGCTACAAAAAGTTGTGTTTGATCCACAAATGTTCCCACTCAAGTTCATTTTAAATTGGACTAAATTTACACCTTCGTCGTTTGAATTTGAAGGCTTGGTCAAAATCCAACCAATGGTAGGTGTTGAGGAAAAGGTATTACGCAGTTTGGGATGGAGTAAGATAGACTTTCCCAAGGAAAAGCTCATGGGATCTCCATCCTATCCTAGACCAAGAAAGGAATCTGAAATCCAG ATGTATTATGAATTTGGAATATTCAGCACATTTTATAGTGGTGAAGAGATACCGAATTGGATTACGGATAGAAACAAGGGGCCATCAATATCATTTACCATCCCATCATCTCCTAACAAGCTTAGAGGATTGAATTTCTGTTGCGTAGTTGCATCTCTATTTTTGAATGAGAGACAACTAGGTAACTCTGAATTTCTGCTTGATTTGCGAATGTATATTTTCCATCATTTGCCAGTGATCATAATTAGAAATATAACAAAGAACCTCATCTGGATATACCACCACTACCTTGAAATTCTCCATCTCAGTAGAAGTGGTTTGATGTTGTTAAGTCATTGGATGTTTGGGATGAATGAGATGGAATGTGGTGACCAAGTTACTATTACCTTGAGGAAGGATCCATATGAGAGGATGTCGCAATCTGATCCAGTTATAAAGGAGTGTGGGGTGAGTTTTGTGTATGATGatggagaaaaagaagaagaagaagaagaagaagatgtgtTAGGTTATTACAAGTCATGGAATCACATCATTGGTGGAGATCTCACTGGATTTCAATCAACAACAGGAGAATACATCCTAAACAAAAAGCGAATTCTGCTGTCTCTCTTTGATATTGATCGACTAGGTTATGGTCATCTGTGTGGAGAAAGCGCCCGCTTTAAAG GCTATATATGGGGTTTA GGATGTGGAGGTGATGCAGCCGAGGATCCACCACCTACATTTGGCTTTGGTCGTGGACAACACGAACATGATG CCGAGCTTCATAAAAAAAGAAGAGGTCTATCAAAAAACATCCAACTATCAAAGCTGATACGTGTAAACAAGGGAAAACCCGTAGATTTGGATTTCGACAATGAGCTCACATATTCCTCTGTCGGGAAGCATGATAATTGGTTTACCCATGAGATTGGGAG tttg TTAGACATGCTTCAAACAATGTTAAATGATCCAACATGCAGTGCCACACTTGAAGATTGGTTTCGTTCGTTGCCACAACGAAATGAAACCGGAGGAAACGAGGAGATCGATGATGATGAGTAA